One window of Saimiri boliviensis isolate mSaiBol1 chromosome 4, mSaiBol1.pri, whole genome shotgun sequence genomic DNA carries:
- the LOC101052651 gene encoding HLA class II histocompatibility antigen, DQ beta 2 chain-like, whose translation MVLQLRRGFRAAAVTLMLVMLSTPVAEGRDSPEDFVVQFKGMCYFTNGTERVRGVARYIYNREEYARFDSDVGEFRAVTELGRSTEDWNNYKDFLEQERAAVYTVCRHNYEAELRTTLRRRGERRCPSAELTLGECPSLSGQRGAARPQGWSPGPPQGTGRWQGLGDWG comes from the exons ATGGTTCTGCAGCTCCGTAGAGGCTTTCGGGCAGCAGCTGTGACCTTGATGCTGGTGATGCTGAGCACCCCAGTGGCTGAGGGCAGAGACTCTCCCG AGGATTTCGTGGTCCAGTTTAAGGGCATGTGCTACTTCACCAACGGGACGGAGCGCGTGCGGGGCGTGGCCAGGTACATCTATAACCGCGAGGAGTACGCGCGCTTCGACAGCGACGTGGGGGAGTTCCGGGCGGTGACCGAGCTGGGGCGGAGCACCGAGGACTGGAACAACTATAAGGACTTCTTGGAGCAGGAGCGGGCCGCGGTGTACACGGTGTGCAGACACAACTACGAGGCGGAGCTCCGCACGACCTTGCGGCGGCGAGGTGAGCGTCGTTGTCCCTCCGCGGAGCTCACCCTTGGGGAGTGCCCGAGTCTTTCCGGGCAGAGGGGCGCGGCAAGGCCTCAAGGATGGAGCCCTGGTCCACCCCAGGGGACAGGAAGGTGGCAGGGGCTTGGGGATTGGGGGTAG